Proteins from one Streptomyces sp. NBC_00289 genomic window:
- a CDS encoding class F sortase, which yields MVPGHQTRASSPSYIPSVKLLSWTLVAGTLLVTGALHDGQPPQPSVGQAFSPPAAPTVGRTVAPAAGSVVQPLQPSAPLRLRIPTIGVDAPVSKLDLDASGALQPPPADHPGLAGWYGGGPPPGSVGTAVTTGHVDLPNGQRGVFYGLGSVAKGNTIEVDRADRRTALFTVDAVEVYDKERFPDDKVYGSSGRAELRVITCGGGYTKHSGYQGNVVVYATLTGVR from the coding sequence ATGGTCCCAGGGCACCAAACCCGCGCTTCCTCGCCCTCGTACATCCCTTCGGTCAAGCTTCTGTCCTGGACGTTGGTGGCAGGTACGCTGCTGGTGACCGGTGCGCTGCACGACGGGCAGCCACCGCAGCCTTCGGTGGGCCAGGCCTTCTCACCCCCGGCGGCTCCCACCGTCGGCCGTACTGTCGCCCCGGCAGCGGGCTCCGTCGTTCAGCCGCTGCAACCGTCAGCGCCACTCCGGCTCCGGATCCCCACCATCGGCGTGGACGCACCTGTGAGCAAGCTGGACCTCGACGCATCGGGGGCACTACAGCCCCCACCGGCCGACCATCCCGGCCTCGCCGGCTGGTACGGCGGGGGCCCGCCCCCCGGATCCGTCGGGACAGCCGTCACCACGGGACACGTGGACCTGCCCAACGGCCAACGCGGGGTCTTCTACGGCCTCGGCTCCGTCGCCAAAGGCAACACGATCGAGGTCGACCGGGCAGACCGGCGCACAGCCCTTTTCACCGTCGACGCCGTAGAGGTCTACGACAAGGAACGATTTCCCGATGACAAGGTCTACGGCAGTTCCGGCCGGGCCGAACTACGCGTGATCACCTGCGGCGGCGGTTACACCAAGCACAGCGGATACCAGGGCAACGTCGTCGTCTACGCCACACTCACCGGGGTGAGATAG
- a CDS encoding sortase: MGNKHVGVGIGLVIGALALQIPASAAAGDSGLDIRSQAGSPGSTVTVSTEACGEDVDYGKGESEVAGAFHLFEGERKGVLTGQFTVPEGTEATSDTVTVKCPPRIKLTDSYSLTERRPNGAVEAGFGDTDSTAAQLALGGALIAAGAAGWLVRARSRSHANRT, encoded by the coding sequence TTGGGCAACAAACACGTTGGCGTCGGTATCGGACTGGTGATCGGTGCCCTGGCGCTGCAGATTCCGGCCTCTGCCGCCGCCGGTGACTCAGGTCTCGACATCCGCTCGCAGGCGGGCTCTCCCGGCTCCACAGTCACCGTCAGCACCGAGGCCTGCGGCGAGGATGTGGACTACGGGAAGGGCGAGTCCGAGGTGGCAGGGGCGTTCCACCTCTTCGAAGGCGAGAGGAAGGGCGTACTCACCGGCCAGTTCACGGTGCCGGAAGGAACCGAGGCCACCAGCGACACCGTCACCGTCAAATGCCCACCGCGGATCAAGCTCACAGATTCCTACTCGCTGACGGAGCGCCGGCCCAATGGTGCCGTCGAGGCCGGTTTCGGAGACACCGACAGCACAGCGGCGCAGCTCGCTCTGGGCGGAGCGCTGATCGCCGCAGGTGCCGCCGGTTGGCTGGTGCGGGCGCGTAGCCGCTCGCACGCGAACCGCACCTGA
- a CDS encoding ABC transporter ATP-binding protein, whose product MHEQPVGAPDLDELRRRAAAAAAPQREEGLVVCENLVRIYQTEGVEVQALQGLDLAVAQGEMIAVIGVSGSGKSTLLGILSGQDVPTAGAAEVAGHDLLAMKRRDRLRYRREIVGFVWQQTSRNLLPYLSAAENVMLPMTYTGIKRSQRRARAEELLDLLSVGHCRDRTPDTLSGGEQQRVAVAVANANAPRVLFADEPTGELDTATSDEVFAALRRANEELGVTVVVVTHDALVSEQVQRTVRIRNGRTSTEVLRRVATGEDGVEVLTAEEYAVLDGSGRLQLPGEFTERLHLRKRVRLALESDHIGVWPDEAARRARSDAEDAPSADGAR is encoded by the coding sequence GTGCACGAACAGCCGGTCGGGGCACCGGACTTGGACGAGCTGCGACGGAGGGCAGCCGCAGCCGCCGCCCCGCAACGCGAGGAGGGGCTGGTGGTCTGCGAGAACCTGGTGCGGATCTACCAGACCGAGGGTGTCGAAGTCCAGGCCCTCCAGGGCCTGGACCTGGCCGTGGCCCAGGGCGAGATGATCGCGGTGATCGGGGTCTCCGGCTCCGGCAAGTCCACCCTGCTGGGCATACTGTCCGGCCAGGACGTGCCCACCGCGGGCGCCGCCGAGGTCGCCGGACACGACCTGCTGGCGATGAAGCGCCGCGACCGGCTCAGGTACCGGCGCGAGATCGTGGGGTTCGTCTGGCAGCAGACCTCTCGCAACCTGCTGCCCTACCTTTCGGCGGCGGAGAACGTGATGCTCCCGATGACGTACACCGGGATCAAGCGCTCGCAGCGCCGGGCCCGGGCAGAGGAACTGCTCGACCTGCTGTCCGTCGGCCACTGCCGGGACCGCACCCCGGACACGCTCTCCGGCGGCGAGCAGCAGCGGGTCGCGGTCGCCGTCGCGAACGCCAACGCGCCCCGGGTGCTGTTCGCCGACGAACCCACCGGCGAACTCGACACCGCCACCAGCGACGAGGTGTTCGCCGCGCTGCGCCGGGCCAACGAGGAGTTGGGCGTCACCGTGGTCGTGGTCACCCACGACGCACTCGTGTCCGAGCAGGTCCAGCGGACCGTACGGATTCGCAACGGCCGCACCTCGACCGAGGTGCTGCGCCGGGTCGCCACCGGCGAGGACGGCGTCGAGGTGCTCACCGCCGAGGAGTACGCGGTACTGGACGGCAGCGGCCGGCTGCAACTGCCGGGCGAGTTCACCGAGCGCCTGCACCTGCGCAAGCGCGTACGGCTGGCTTTGGAGAGCGACCACATCGGCGTATGGCCCGACGAGGCCGCGCGGCGCGCGAGGTCCGACGCGGAGGACGCCCCGAGCGCCGACGGTGCGCGGTAA
- a CDS encoding FtsX-like permease family protein, whose amino-acid sequence MTRRLIRKETRGDLPALACLAVLVLVLTALCAWAPALAGRQEDRALRQRVDAAQAQAPLISLSTTPEVFDTSPPSVDMATLLGADRTLTEQLSGPAARHLTSTGGGSYDYNPASLISPRPPGPANTGTNLTVSYLPSARTHLHYVSGRAPADHTPIATAPQIGLSQTTARALGVRTGSRLTLEFPKTPVAQNAPPRAALVVSGVYRTTAAADDFWNGRETLDQPSRYPAEQSAGTVLAVRGLVGLDAAGLLAAAGVGGPRVTWQLRADLSGPALDQARALTGPLSHYGADLSAALCQGTDWVTGDIGCHVVGQATGSLLVTDSLTPLLATFTAQDHQARALARFAVDALAAVVLATVTVAVRLLLRRRQAHLRLQRARGASTAGLVLLRCAVAWPAVLGAALLGWAAGRALTPTGTSGSPQPVPAAVAAAVVALTVPLMTWLAVREPRRPSRPRRPRRHLAVGRRLVLELTVLLTAAAGVVALRSQGPDGILGAVPVLVALAVVLILLRIYPLVLRLVLRQARRGRGTVGFIGAARAAHDAPATGLALFVLVLTMGTAVFGGLVQRTIDDGLAAGAAWTTGADASATVAGTGASAANSAPRAGATGIRTAVQRLRTLDMAGQADGAAIRQVAVITVDPRQLVAIAPKSPLAGTLMSGLDTPPGTRTDASVPLPSFLSPDLRARERTGDFTTTVVTQGQPSVNLILKPVGTLTAAELRDPLLGPVTAQIPAGTPMLITTATAEHLLGQQPSGSTVLLLEGEGPATAEPAALRSTAAKALGPLARIRVRSETLSTLRADGLTRGLGTIYTISSVLAALSGLLALALELTLTSHERSRTTSFLRTLGLGGKQAGAVHFLQLLPLAVASAVGGTLLGLLVPRLIAGTLDLRQFTGGPAQPELRTDYSLTLALVTGVTALILAAAATETAFVRRRRLGAVLRLP is encoded by the coding sequence GTGACGCGGCGTCTGATACGCAAGGAGACTCGCGGCGACCTGCCGGCGCTGGCCTGCCTTGCGGTGCTGGTCCTGGTGCTGACGGCGCTGTGCGCCTGGGCCCCCGCCCTCGCGGGACGCCAGGAGGACCGGGCACTGCGGCAGCGCGTCGACGCCGCGCAGGCCCAAGCACCCCTGATCAGCCTGAGCACCACACCGGAGGTCTTCGACACCTCGCCGCCCTCCGTGGACATGGCCACCCTGCTCGGCGCCGACCGCACCCTCACCGAGCAGCTCAGCGGCCCCGCCGCGCGGCACCTGACCTCCACCGGCGGCGGCAGCTACGACTACAACCCGGCGTCCCTGATCTCGCCGCGGCCGCCGGGGCCGGCGAACACCGGCACCAACCTGACGGTCAGCTACCTGCCCTCCGCGCGAACCCATCTCCACTACGTCAGCGGTCGCGCGCCGGCCGACCACACGCCGATTGCCACCGCGCCCCAGATCGGGCTGTCGCAGACCACCGCGCGGGCGCTGGGCGTCCGGACGGGCAGCCGGCTGACCCTCGAGTTCCCGAAGACACCCGTGGCGCAGAACGCACCGCCCCGCGCGGCGCTGGTGGTGAGCGGGGTGTACCGCACCACGGCCGCGGCCGACGACTTCTGGAACGGCCGCGAGACGTTGGACCAGCCCTCGCGCTACCCGGCGGAGCAGTCCGCCGGCACCGTGCTGGCCGTCCGCGGTCTCGTCGGCCTCGACGCCGCCGGCCTGCTGGCCGCTGCCGGGGTGGGCGGCCCGCGGGTGACCTGGCAGTTGCGCGCCGACCTGTCCGGGCCGGCGCTCGACCAGGCCCGCGCACTGACCGGGCCACTGTCCCACTACGGCGCGGACCTGAGCGCCGCCCTGTGCCAGGGGACCGACTGGGTCACCGGCGACATCGGCTGCCACGTCGTCGGCCAGGCCACCGGGTCCCTGCTGGTGACCGACTCCCTGACGCCGCTGCTCGCCACGTTCACCGCTCAGGACCATCAGGCCAGGGCGCTGGCGAGATTCGCCGTCGACGCGCTGGCCGCGGTCGTGCTGGCCACCGTCACCGTCGCGGTACGGCTGCTTCTGCGCCGAAGGCAGGCGCACCTGCGGTTGCAACGTGCGCGGGGCGCGTCCACCGCCGGGCTGGTGCTGCTGCGCTGCGCCGTGGCCTGGCCGGCGGTGCTGGGCGCCGCCCTGCTCGGCTGGGCTGCCGGACGAGCTCTCACTCCCACGGGCACGTCCGGATCGCCGCAACCTGTGCCCGCCGCCGTCGCCGCCGCGGTGGTGGCGCTGACGGTGCCGCTGATGACCTGGCTCGCGGTCCGCGAGCCGCGCAGGCCCAGCCGCCCGCGACGCCCGCGCCGGCACCTGGCCGTAGGCCGGCGCCTGGTCCTGGAGCTCACCGTGCTGCTCACGGCGGCGGCGGGCGTGGTCGCGCTGCGCTCGCAGGGCCCCGACGGGATCCTGGGCGCGGTACCGGTGCTGGTGGCGCTGGCCGTCGTACTGATCCTGCTGCGGATCTACCCGCTCGTACTGCGCCTGGTGCTGCGGCAGGCCCGGCGCGGCCGGGGAACGGTGGGCTTCATCGGGGCAGCCCGGGCCGCCCACGACGCCCCGGCGACCGGGCTGGCCCTGTTCGTCCTGGTCCTGACCATGGGCACGGCCGTGTTCGGCGGCCTCGTGCAGCGTACGATCGACGACGGCCTGGCGGCGGGTGCGGCCTGGACCACCGGCGCCGACGCGAGCGCGACCGTGGCCGGGACCGGCGCCTCCGCCGCGAACAGCGCACCGCGGGCCGGCGCCACCGGAATACGGACTGCCGTCCAGCGGCTGCGCACTCTCGACATGGCGGGACAGGCCGACGGTGCGGCGATCCGCCAGGTCGCCGTGATCACAGTGGATCCCCGACAACTGGTCGCCATCGCCCCAAAGTCGCCGCTGGCCGGCACTCTGATGTCCGGGCTGGACACCCCGCCCGGAACCCGGACCGACGCGAGCGTCCCGCTGCCGTCCTTCCTCTCGCCCGACCTGCGGGCGAGAGAGCGCACCGGCGACTTCACCACCACCGTCGTGACCCAGGGGCAGCCCTCGGTGAACCTGATCCTCAAGCCGGTCGGCACCCTCACCGCCGCGGAGCTGCGCGACCCCCTCCTCGGGCCGGTCACCGCGCAGATCCCCGCCGGGACGCCGATGCTGATCACCACCGCCACCGCCGAGCACCTGCTGGGCCAGCAGCCCTCGGGGAGCACCGTCCTGCTCCTCGAGGGCGAGGGTCCCGCCACCGCCGAGCCCGCGGCGCTGCGCTCGACGGCGGCCAAGGCGCTCGGGCCGCTGGCCCGGATCCGCGTCCGCTCCGAGACGCTGAGCACCCTGCGAGCGGACGGCCTGACGCGGGGCCTCGGCACGATCTACACCATCAGTTCGGTCCTGGCCGCGCTCTCCGGCCTGCTCGCGCTCGCACTGGAACTGACCCTCACCTCCCACGAGCGCAGCCGCACCACCTCGTTCCTGCGCACGCTCGGCCTCGGCGGCAAGCAAGCCGGAGCGGTGCATTTCCTGCAACTGCTGCCGCTGGCCGTAGCCTCGGCGGTGGGCGGCACTCTGCTCGGACTGCTCGTGCCGCGGCTCATAGCGGGGACGCTGGACCTGCGGCAGTTCACCGGCGGACCGGCTCAACCGGAGCTGCGGACCGACTACTCGCTGACCCTCGCCCTCGTCACCGGTGTGACCGCGCTGATCCTGGCCGCCGCGGCCACCGAGACCGCCTTCGTCCGCCGGCGCCGCCTGGGGGCCGTACTGCGCCTCCCGTGA